One genomic region from Rosa rugosa chromosome 1, drRosRugo1.1, whole genome shotgun sequence encodes:
- the LOC133724880 gene encoding senescence-specific cysteine protease SAG39-like, whose translation MEFINHTKFICLALILMLGAWSSEATSRSLQDAMMYGRYEQWMARYRRVYSDIDEKEKRFQIFKENVAFIESSNAEANKPYKLSVNRFADLTNEEFTASRNRFKGHECSTTTTSFKYENVTVPATVDWRQKGAVTPIKDQGQCGCCWAFSAVAAMEGITQLTTGKLISLSEQELVDCDVNGEDQGCEGGLMDDAFQFINQNHGLSTEANYPYTGVDGTCNAKKEANHAASITGHEDVPANSESALLKAVANQPISVAIDASGSDFQFYSSGVFTGTCGTSLDHGVTAVGYGASNDGTMYWLVKNSWGAEWGEEGYIRMQRDVAAREGLCGIAMAASYPTA comes from the exons ATGGAGTTCATCAACCACACCAAATTTATATGTTTGGCATTGATTCTCATGTTGGGGGCTTGGTCTTCTGAAGCCACTTCCCGCAGTCTCCAAGATGCAATGATGTATGGGAGATACGAGCAATGGATGGCTCGTTATAGACGCGTATACAGCGACATTGACGAGAAGGAGAAGCGCTTCCAGATATTCAAGGAAAATGTAGCTTTTATAGAATCTTCCAATGCCGAAGCAAACAAACCTTACAAATTAAGTGTCAATCGATTTGCAGACCTTACAAATGAAGAGTTCACAGCCTCAAGAAATCGATTCAAGGGGCATGAATGTTCCACAACAACCACTTCTTTCAAATATGAAAATGTTACCGTGCCAGCTACAGTGGACTGGAGACAGAAAGGAGCTGTGACTCCCATCAAGGACCAAGGCCAATGTG GATGCTGTTGGGCTTTCTCAGCCGTGGCAGCCATGGAAGGAATTACTCAACTTACAACAGGTAAACTAATCTCTTTGTCTGAGCAAGAGCTAGTTGACTGTGATGTCAATGGTGAAGATCAAGGCTGTGAGGGAGGCTTGATGGATGATGCATTTCAGTTCATCAATCAAAATCATGGACTTAGTACCGAGGCTAATTACCCCTATACTGGTGTTGATGGTACATGCAATGCCAAGAAGGAAGCAAACCATGCAGCCTCAATCACTGGCCACGAAGATGTGCCTGCAAATAGTGAAAGTGCACTACTTAAGGCTGTTGCCAATCAACCTATTTCTGTTGCCATTGATGCTAGCGGATCTGATTTCCAATTCTATTCAAGTGGTGTTTTCACAGGAACCTGTGGAACTAGCCTAGACCATGGTGTTACCGCTGTTGGTTATGGTGCCAGCAATGATGGGACTATGTATTGGTTGGTGAAGAACTCATGGGGCGCAGAATGGGGCGAAGAAGGTTACATAAGAATGCAAAGAGATGTTGCTGCACGGGAAGGTCTCTGTGGCATTGCTATGGCAGCCTCTTACCCCACTGCCTAA